The following proteins come from a genomic window of Rhodoligotrophos sp. CJ14:
- a CDS encoding sensory rhodopsin transducer: MIGRKIWAIAEGYIPSTSTGPAPEMISHETACILNTGDRDAHVTIMLYFTDREPAGPYKLTVGARRSYHLKFNDLEEPEPVPLGTPYSSTIISDLPIVVQHTRLDSRQAENALLSTIAYSQD, translated from the coding sequence ATGATCGGGCGAAAAATCTGGGCGATTGCTGAAGGCTATATTCCCAGCACGAGCACGGGGCCGGCACCGGAGATGATCAGCCATGAAACTGCATGCATTCTGAATACCGGCGATCGTGATGCCCATGTCACGATCATGCTCTATTTCACCGACCGCGAGCCGGCAGGGCCTTACAAGCTCACGGTCGGTGCGCGGCGCAGCTATCACCTGAAATTCAACGATCTCGAGGAACCGGAGCCGGTCCCGCTGGGAACACCCTATTCGAGCACGATCATTTCGGATCTGCCTATCGTGGTCCAGCATACCCGGCTCGACAGCCGGCAGGCCGAGAACGCGCTGCTCTCCACCATCGCCTATTCTCAGGATTAG
- a CDS encoding alpha-amylase family protein produces the protein MPDYWWKDAIIYGIDVERFFDANGDGIGDFKGLISKLDYIAELGVTCIWLLPFYPSGNRDNGYDITDYFRVHTRYGAFEDFLAFVRRAGELGLRVIVDLVVQHTSNHHPWFQAARHDPKSPYRDYYYWTDHPPPSVPGKGPMFPGEEKSVWTYDEIAGAFYHHRFYHFQPGLNHGNPKVLAQIEEVVDYWLSFGVSGFRVDAASHMVERPIGPDPVDKSHTVLRHLYQHTTARKPDVLLMGEVDESPEKLKDYFDGEQLNMMFNFLLNNYLILALAAEKAAPVRRAIDMLPAVPVNGQWANFLRNLDEADLERLSPEEMEIVNRTFAPEEHMRIFGRGIRRRLAPMLEGNEQRLKMAHSLLFSLPGAPVIVYGDEIGMGDDLTQHGRNAVRTPMQWSAAKNGGFSDAPKNRIVQPVIDDGGFGFRSTSVEAQQSRPDSLLNFIKQLCAARLAHKEIGTGFSEFLESGSDQVLAHRYPPGETALVILHNLSGRDAMIDVKLGISAQPRHEPILGGDIPDPVEGRLRMKLEPFGFRWIRVHR, from the coding sequence ATGCCGGACTACTGGTGGAAGGATGCCATCATCTACGGCATTGATGTCGAACGTTTCTTCGATGCGAATGGCGATGGCATCGGTGATTTCAAGGGTCTTATTTCGAAACTCGACTATATCGCGGAACTCGGGGTCACTTGTATTTGGTTACTTCCATTTTATCCTTCAGGTAATCGGGACAACGGCTATGACATCACCGATTACTTTCGGGTACACACCAGGTATGGCGCCTTCGAGGACTTCCTGGCATTCGTCCGCCGGGCTGGCGAGCTAGGATTGCGGGTGATCGTCGACCTCGTGGTCCAGCATACCTCGAACCATCATCCCTGGTTCCAGGCGGCCCGCCATGATCCCAAATCGCCATACCGGGATTACTATTACTGGACGGATCATCCACCCCCTTCGGTGCCGGGGAAAGGCCCCATGTTCCCGGGCGAAGAGAAGAGCGTCTGGACCTATGACGAGATCGCCGGCGCCTTCTATCACCATCGGTTCTACCATTTTCAGCCTGGCCTGAACCATGGCAACCCCAAGGTCCTCGCCCAGATCGAGGAGGTGGTGGACTATTGGCTGAGCTTTGGTGTCTCCGGCTTCCGGGTCGATGCGGCGTCCCACATGGTCGAGCGGCCGATTGGACCTGACCCTGTCGACAAATCCCACACGGTGCTGCGCCACCTCTATCAGCACACCACCGCGCGCAAACCGGATGTGCTGTTGATGGGCGAAGTCGACGAGAGCCCGGAAAAGCTTAAGGACTATTTCGACGGTGAGCAGTTGAACATGATGTTCAATTTCCTGCTCAACAATTACCTCATCCTCGCGCTTGCGGCCGAGAAGGCCGCACCCGTGCGCCGGGCGATCGACATGCTGCCGGCGGTTCCCGTCAACGGGCAATGGGCGAACTTCCTGCGCAATCTCGACGAGGCCGATCTTGAGCGCCTCTCGCCCGAGGAGATGGAGATCGTCAATCGCACCTTCGCGCCAGAGGAGCATATGCGCATCTTTGGTCGTGGCATCAGGCGGCGCTTGGCACCGATGCTTGAAGGCAACGAGCAACGGCTGAAGATGGCCCACAGCCTCCTCTTCTCGCTGCCCGGTGCCCCGGTTATCGTCTATGGCGACGAGATCGGGATGGGAGATGATCTCACCCAACACGGGCGGAACGCTGTGCGCACGCCCATGCAATGGTCTGCAGCCAAGAATGGCGGCTTCTCTGATGCACCTAAAAATCGCATCGTGCAGCCCGTCATCGATGATGGCGGCTTCGGCTTTCGCAGCACGAGTGTGGAGGCCCAGCAAAGCCGGCCCGACTCGCTTCTGAATTTTATTAAGCAGCTCTGCGCGGCCCGCCTCGCGCATAAGGAAATCGGAACGGGATTTAGCGAATTCCTGGAAAGCGGGTCAGACCAGGTTTTGGCCCATCGCTATCCCCCGGGCGAGACGGCGCTCGTCATTCTTCACAATCTCAGCGGCCGCGACGCCATGATAGACGTCAAGCTCGGCATCTCCGCCCAGCCCCGTCATGAGCCGATCCTGGGCGGCGACATTCCCGATCCCGTAGAGGGCCGGCTCCGCATGAAGCTGGAGCCTTTTGGCTTCCGCTGGATCCGGGTGCACCGGTAG
- the pdeM gene encoding ligase-associated DNA damage response endonuclease PdeM — protein sequence MPSLRKPCASSDALPIRVDGLSLTPDLSGALYAADFKTLVVADLHLEKGSSFARRGVHLPPYDTRSTLDALLAACTRWKPETVISLGDSFHDGAARHRLDMEDVVRIRHLTEAYDVVWLTGNHDKQPPDDLGGRIAGQITLGPIVLRHEPSSGLALESEIAGHLHPVAAVARRGLRLRARCFATDGRRLVMPAFGAFTGGLNVKSKAFAGIFPSERFGVWMLGREGIYPLPSRVLLPDGV from the coding sequence ATGCCCTCATTGAGGAAGCCATGCGCCTCGTCTGACGCATTGCCGATCCGCGTCGACGGATTGAGCCTCACGCCAGATCTTTCCGGTGCGCTTTATGCGGCCGACTTCAAGACGCTGGTGGTTGCCGACCTGCATCTCGAGAAGGGATCGAGCTTTGCCCGGCGCGGCGTGCATCTGCCGCCTTATGACACGCGCTCAACGCTCGATGCGCTTCTCGCGGCGTGCACACGCTGGAAGCCGGAAACAGTGATTTCGCTTGGCGACAGTTTCCATGACGGTGCCGCTCGACACCGGCTCGATATGGAAGACGTGGTGCGGATCCGCCATCTCACCGAAGCCTATGACGTGGTCTGGCTGACCGGCAATCATGACAAACAGCCGCCGGATGATCTGGGCGGGCGCATTGCTGGTCAGATCACGCTGGGTCCCATTGTGCTGCGCCATGAGCCAAGTTCAGGCCTGGCGCTCGAATCAGAGATTGCCGGCCATCTGCATCCGGTAGCGGCGGTCGCACGCCGGGGGCTGAGATTGCGCGCCCGGTGCTTTGCGACCGACGGCCGCCGGCTGGTCATGCCGGCCTTCGGTGCCTTTACCGGCGGGCTCAATGTGAAGAGCAAGGCCTTTGCCGGCATATTCCCGAGCGAGCGTTTCGGCGTCTGGATGCTCGGCCGCGAGGGCATTTATCCCTTGCCCTCCCGCGTGCTGCTGCCGGATGGCGTTTAG
- a CDS encoding ligase-associated DNA damage response DEXH box helicase codes for MSHGIEPALVQSGLAALPAQFRNWFQDQGWSPRPHQLALLAHGLADRSALLIAPTGGGKTLAGFLPSLVELTGEPASMRKARFGPHTLYISPLKALAVDVARNLERPVQEMGLPIRLETRTGDTPQSKRQRQRISPPDILMTTPEQLALLIALPDAARLFSGLRAIVLDELHAMVTSKRGVLLALGLARLGRLAPEARRVGLSATVAEPDRLRAWLMSQTNPDQLALAELVMGAKGADPQIAILRSEERVPWAGHSARYAMAEIYQAIRNAGMTLVFVNTRSQAEMIFQELWHINEDNLPIALHHGSLDVAQRRKVEIAMAEGRLRAVVCTSTLDLGIDWGDVDLVINVGAPKGASRLLQRIGRANHRLDEPSQALLVPANRFEVLECQAAQAAAAEGQQDTPPPTLGKLDVLAQHILGAACAEPFDPAVLYAEVCSSYPYRSLTREDFDAVVDFVATGGYALRSYERYAKLRQRPDGRYRISHPRIAQQYRLNVGTIVEAAMLKVRLVSRRGRGKGVVSRGGRVLGEVEEWFIEQLSPGDTFVFAGQVLRFEGLDELDALVTRAEREDPKIPSYEGGKFPLSTYLAERVRKILSRPDDWRGLPDQVRDWLSVQRFKSLVPRDDEMLVETFPRGSRWYLVCYPFEGRLAHQTLGMLLTRRLDRMRARPLGFVANEYALAVWGTRDLGLMISSGKLSLGALFDEDMLGDDLDSWLAESNLMKRTFRTCAIIAGLIERRHPGQEKSGRQVTFSSDLIYDVLRQHQPNHVLLRAAWDDAAEGLLDIRRLGDLLRRIKGHITHRPLETVSPLAVPVMLEIGREQIYGEAHEALLAEAADALIEEAMRLV; via the coding sequence ATGAGCCATGGTATCGAGCCCGCGCTCGTTCAATCCGGCCTTGCCGCGCTCCCCGCGCAATTCCGAAACTGGTTCCAAGATCAAGGCTGGTCGCCGCGACCCCATCAGCTCGCACTCCTCGCGCATGGGCTTGCCGACCGCTCGGCGCTTTTGATTGCACCGACAGGCGGCGGTAAGACTCTGGCCGGTTTTCTGCCCAGCCTCGTTGAGCTGACCGGCGAGCCGGCGAGTATGCGCAAGGCCCGTTTCGGCCCACATACCCTCTATATCTCCCCGCTCAAGGCGCTCGCGGTGGACGTTGCCCGCAATCTCGAGCGTCCCGTCCAGGAGATGGGCCTGCCGATCAGGCTCGAGACCCGTACGGGCGATACGCCACAATCAAAGCGCCAGCGGCAGCGGATCTCGCCTCCAGACATTCTGATGACGACGCCCGAGCAGCTCGCTCTGCTCATCGCCCTGCCCGATGCCGCCCGGCTGTTTTCCGGCCTCAGGGCCATCGTGCTCGATGAGCTTCATGCCATGGTGACGAGCAAGCGCGGCGTGCTGCTCGCATTGGGGCTTGCGCGGCTTGGGCGGCTCGCGCCTGAGGCACGGCGCGTTGGGCTTTCGGCCACCGTTGCTGAACCGGACCGCTTGCGGGCGTGGCTGATGTCGCAGACCAATCCCGACCAGCTGGCGCTTGCCGAGCTGGTGATGGGGGCCAAAGGCGCTGATCCCCAAATCGCAATCCTGCGCTCGGAAGAGCGGGTGCCATGGGCTGGTCATTCGGCCCGCTATGCCATGGCGGAAATCTATCAGGCGATCCGCAATGCGGGCATGACCCTGGTCTTCGTCAATACCCGCTCGCAGGCGGAGATGATCTTCCAGGAGCTCTGGCATATCAACGAAGACAATCTGCCAATTGCGCTCCATCACGGCTCGCTCGATGTCGCCCAGCGCCGCAAGGTTGAAATAGCGATGGCGGAAGGCCGGCTGCGGGCGGTGGTCTGCACCTCGACTCTCGATCTCGGCATTGACTGGGGTGATGTCGATCTCGTCATCAATGTAGGCGCGCCCAAAGGGGCAAGCCGTCTCCTCCAGCGCATCGGCCGCGCCAATCACCGGCTGGATGAGCCCTCGCAGGCACTTCTGGTCCCCGCCAACCGCTTCGAGGTGCTGGAGTGTCAGGCAGCGCAAGCGGCAGCGGCCGAGGGCCAGCAGGACACACCGCCCCCGACACTGGGCAAGCTCGATGTGCTCGCCCAGCACATTCTCGGGGCGGCCTGCGCCGAGCCGTTCGATCCTGCCGTGCTCTATGCGGAAGTCTGCTCGTCATACCCCTATCGCTCCCTCACGCGCGAGGATTTCGACGCGGTGGTGGATTTCGTCGCGACCGGCGGCTATGCGCTGCGCAGCTATGAGCGCTATGCCAAGCTGAGGCAGCGGCCCGATGGGCGCTACCGCATCTCGCATCCAAGGATTGCCCAGCAATACCGACTGAATGTCGGCACCATCGTCGAAGCGGCAATGCTGAAGGTGCGGCTGGTCAGCAGGCGGGGGCGGGGAAAGGGCGTCGTCTCCCGCGGCGGCCGAGTGCTGGGGGAGGTTGAGGAATGGTTCATTGAACAATTATCGCCCGGCGATACATTCGTCTTCGCAGGCCAGGTGCTGCGCTTCGAGGGGTTGGACGAGCTGGATGCCCTGGTCACCCGGGCGGAGCGGGAAGATCCCAAGATTCCCTCTTATGAAGGGGGCAAATTCCCCCTCTCGACCTATCTCGCCGAGCGGGTGCGCAAGATTCTTTCACGACCCGATGATTGGCGGGGGCTGCCCGACCAGGTGCGCGATTGGCTCTCGGTGCAGCGGTTCAAGTCGCTTGTCCCTAGGGATGACGAGATGCTGGTCGAGACCTTTCCCCGGGGCAGTCGCTGGTATCTCGTGTGCTATCCATTCGAGGGCCGGCTTGCGCACCAGACATTGGGCATGCTGCTGACGCGCCGGCTTGATCGTATGCGCGCGCGACCACTCGGCTTCGTCGCTAATGAATATGCGCTGGCGGTTTGGGGCACGCGCGATCTCGGCCTGATGATCAGCTCGGGCAAGCTGTCGCTCGGTGCGCTGTTCGATGAGGACATGCTGGGCGATGACCTCGATTCCTGGCTTGCCGAATCGAACCTCATGAAACGCACCTTCCGCACCTGCGCGATCATTGCCGGGCTGATCGAGCGGCGCCATCCAGGCCAGGAGAAAAGCGGCCGGCAGGTGACCTTCTCCTCCGACCTCATCTATGACGTGCTGCGTCAGCACCAGCCCAATCACGTGCTTTTGCGGGCGGCGTGGGATGATGCCGCCGAGGGATTGCTCGATATTCGCCGGCTTGGCGATCTGCTTCGGCGCATCAAGGGTCATATCACCCATCGGCCGCTTGAGACGGTATCGCCGCTCGCGGTGCCCGTCATGCTTGAGATCGGACGCGAACAGATTTATGGCGAAGCACATGAAGCCCTTCTCGCCGAAGCAGCCGATGCCCTCATTGAGGAAGCCATGCGCCTCGTCTGA
- a CDS encoding DUF992 domain-containing protein — protein MARGLLALAALAVVGLAAQPASAAPPPAVVGVLTCDVHGPDVALHFGSNRAIHCVYRPNGRGRPQTYIGHFRKYGVEVGVIGHTAISWRVIAPSHRIPRGSLAGSYRGFTIEATVGVGSGANILVREGDSTIHLDPIGMQAQTGGLNAAVGITALELQPVRR, from the coding sequence ATGGCTCGGGGACTTCTAGCGCTCGCGGCACTCGCAGTAGTCGGCCTTGCCGCACAGCCGGCGAGCGCTGCCCCGCCACCTGCGGTGGTGGGGGTGCTGACCTGCGATGTGCACGGCCCGGATGTGGCGCTGCATTTCGGATCAAACCGCGCCATCCACTGTGTTTATCGCCCTAACGGCCGCGGGCGGCCGCAGACCTATATTGGCCATTTTCGCAAATATGGCGTCGAGGTCGGGGTGATTGGCCATACTGCGATCAGCTGGCGGGTGATCGCTCCCTCGCACCGGATCCCGCGCGGCTCCCTCGCCGGCAGCTATCGCGGCTTTACGATCGAAGCGACGGTTGGCGTCGGGTCCGGCGCCAATATCCTCGTCCGCGAGGGTGATTCGACGATCCACCTCGATCCCATCGGTATGCAGGCGCAGACCGGAGGCTTGAATGCGGCTGTCGGCATCACGGCTTTGGAGCTGCAGCCTGTCCGGCGCTGA
- a CDS encoding phosphoenolpyruvate carboxykinase: MKQCGRYNKALGVEATGFRALEKVHWNQTAAELYEIATRRGEGSIAKGGALVVSTGQHTGRSAKDKFIVRDETTMDQIWWDNNKPLSPENFDRLYQDFLAYAEGKELFVQDLYGGADPDHRLSTRIFCEYAWHALFIQHLLIVPPAADYANFRPQLTIIDLPGFKADPERHGVRSETVIAVNFARGLVLIGGTSYAGEIKKSVFTALNYILPAKGVMPMHCSANMGAKGDTAIFFGLSGTGKTTLSADSSRTLIGDDEHGWSENGIFNFEGGCYAKVIRLSAEAEPEIYATTQQWGTVLENVVMDPVTRELDLHDGSLTENTRSAYPLHTIPNASETGLAPQPRTIIMLTADAFGVLPPIAKLSPSQAMYHFISGYTAKVAGTEKGVTEPEATFSACFGAPFMPRHPGEYGRLLRDLIAKHNVSCWLVNTGWTGGKYGVGKRMPIADTRALLNAALSGELDKAQFRTDPNFGFQVPVAVAGVDSKLLAPRETWADKQAYDAQAKALVDMFNKNFERFESHVDAEVRAAAPTWKEAAE; this comes from the coding sequence GTGAAACAGTGCGGGCGTTACAATAAAGCTTTAGGGGTGGAGGCGACGGGATTCCGGGCGCTGGAAAAGGTTCATTGGAACCAGACAGCAGCTGAATTGTACGAAATCGCCACGCGGCGGGGCGAAGGCTCCATCGCCAAGGGCGGCGCACTGGTTGTTTCAACCGGTCAGCATACTGGGCGGTCGGCGAAGGACAAGTTCATCGTCCGCGACGAGACCACCATGGACCAGATCTGGTGGGACAATAACAAGCCGCTGTCGCCGGAGAATTTCGACCGGCTCTATCAGGATTTCCTTGCCTATGCCGAGGGCAAGGAGCTGTTCGTCCAGGATCTCTATGGCGGTGCCGACCCCGACCACAGACTGTCGACCAGGATCTTCTGCGAATATGCCTGGCATGCACTCTTCATCCAGCATCTGCTGATCGTGCCGCCGGCGGCAGATTATGCAAATTTCCGCCCGCAACTCACCATTATCGATCTGCCCGGGTTCAAGGCTGATCCGGAGCGCCATGGGGTTCGCTCGGAAACTGTGATCGCCGTCAATTTCGCCCGGGGGCTGGTGCTGATCGGCGGCACCTCCTATGCCGGCGAAATCAAGAAGTCCGTCTTCACCGCGCTGAACTACATCCTGCCCGCCAAGGGCGTCATGCCCATGCATTGCTCTGCCAATATGGGCGCAAAGGGCGACACGGCGATCTTTTTTGGCCTCTCCGGTACCGGCAAAACCACCCTTTCCGCTGATAGCAGCCGCACGCTGATCGGTGATGACGAGCATGGCTGGTCCGAGAACGGCATCTTCAATTTCGAGGGTGGCTGCTATGCGAAAGTCATCCGTCTCTCGGCCGAGGCTGAGCCGGAGATCTATGCAACCACCCAGCAATGGGGAACGGTGCTCGAAAATGTGGTGATGGATCCGGTCACGCGCGAGCTTGACCTCCATGACGGCTCGCTCACCGAGAATACGCGCTCGGCCTATCCGCTGCATACGATCCCCAATGCGAGCGAGACCGGGCTTGCGCCGCAACCGCGCACCATCATCATGCTCACCGCCGATGCCTTCGGCGTGCTGCCGCCCATCGCCAAGCTCTCGCCGAGCCAGGCCATGTATCACTTCATCTCGGGCTATACCGCCAAGGTTGCCGGCACCGAGAAGGGCGTGACCGAGCCTGAGGCAACCTTCTCTGCCTGCTTCGGCGCGCCCTTCATGCCGCGCCATCCCGGCGAATATGGCAGGCTTTTGCGCGATCTCATCGCCAAGCACAATGTCTCGTGCTGGCTGGTCAATACGGGCTGGACCGGCGGCAAATACGGGGTTGGCAAGCGCATGCCGATTGCCGATACCCGAGCGCTGCTGAATGCGGCCCTGAGCGGTGAACTCGACAAGGCCCAGTTCCGGACGGATCCCAATTTCGGCTTCCAGGTACCGGTCGCGGTGGCAGGTGTCGACAGCAAGCTCTTGGCGCCGCGCGAGACCTGGGCTGACAAGCAGGCTTATGATGCGCAGGCCAAGGCGCTGGTTGACATGTTCAATAAGAACTTCGAGCGCTTTGAGTCGCATGTGGATGCCGAGGTGCGTGCTGCGGCGCCGACCTGGAAGGAAGCTGCCGAGTGA
- a CDS encoding carboxymuconolactone decarboxylase family protein — MKAIEYAEASQEVRAIFDDIKSSRNVPDVNNFWKYLANDPRMLDHVWSSLKDVMGAGGHLDPAVKELIYIAVSITNGCAYCQASHTAAARKKGVSDEMLQELYAIVGLANMTNRLAIAYRVPLDEDPGAAK, encoded by the coding sequence ATGAAGGCGATCGAATATGCGGAGGCGAGCCAGGAGGTGCGTGCCATCTTCGATGACATCAAATCGTCGCGCAACGTGCCGGACGTGAACAATTTCTGGAAATATCTCGCCAATGACCCGCGTATGCTCGACCATGTCTGGTCCTCGCTCAAGGATGTCATGGGCGCAGGTGGGCATCTCGACCCGGCGGTGAAGGAGCTGATCTATATCGCGGTGTCCATCACCAATGGCTGTGCATATTGCCAGGCGAGTCATACCGCCGCAGCCCGCAAGAAGGGTGTGAGCGATGAAATGCTTCAGGAGCTCTATGCCATTGTAGGGCTTGCCAATATGACCAACCGGCTCGCCATCGCCTATCGCGTGCCGCTGGACGAGGATCCGGGCGCGGCAAAATGA
- the ndk gene encoding nucleoside-diphosphate kinase: MALERTFSIIKPDATARNLTGKIIAKLEEAGLRVVAQKRVKWTKEQAEAFYAVHKERPFFNDLVTFMTSGPIVVQVLEGENAVARNREVMGATDPAKADAGTIRKEFAENIERNSVHGSDSPENAKIEIDLNFRPEEIVG, encoded by the coding sequence ATGGCGCTCGAGCGCACCTTCTCGATCATTAAGCCCGACGCGACAGCGCGTAACCTCACTGGCAAGATCATCGCCAAGCTGGAGGAGGCCGGCCTGCGCGTGGTTGCGCAGAAGCGCGTCAAATGGACGAAAGAGCAGGCGGAAGCCTTCTATGCCGTTCACAAGGAACGGCCGTTCTTCAATGACCTCGTCACCTTCATGACCTCCGGCCCCATCGTGGTCCAGGTGCTCGAGGGCGAGAATGCGGTGGCCCGCAATCGCGAGGTCATGGGCGCGACCGACCCGGCCAAGGCCGATGCCGGCACCATCCGCAAGGAATTCGCCGAGAATATCGAGCGCAACTCCGTGCATGGCTCCGACAGCCCAGAGAATGCCAAGATCGAGATCGATCTCAACTTCCGCCCCGAAGAGATCGTCGGCTGA
- a CDS encoding GcvT family protein — MKSHCRVAIIGGGAMGAGLLYHLALEGWTDIVLIEKGELTSGSTWHAAGQCPQFVGSLSIAHINNYGTKLYPKLEELTGVSATWHGCGGIRLALTDEEVNWFKYVQGISKLVGFEMHLIGPEEIRQHHPYLETFGVKMGAMTVTDGHVDPSGVTNAMAKGARDLGAEIYRRTRVTDTRMLPSGEWEVVTDKGTIVCEHVVNAAGSYADIVGSWAGLTVPITNMLHHYIVTDPLPEIAALTKELPVVRDPYVNGYLRQEQQGLLIGIYEQEGATDCFKDGISWDFESELLPPELDRLMPWLERSAERLPLFGKAGIRRIVPGAITHTPDGNLLLGPAPGVRNYWMACGASFGICQGAGAGKYLAQWMVHGAADINMAPVDPRRFGNWAGGEYCLAKSTDDYENMYQAVVPGEYRSSGRPKRTSPLYEALKAKGAQYLDVAGWERPRWFAKGGESEIPSYRHNNSFEPVRAEAMAVRERVGVMDMSSFSKFEVSGPDAEAMLNRLLANRMPRKAGGIVLTQWLTESGRIEGELTVTRLGESRFYLLSAAAAQFRDLDMLSQGRGAGERAEVKDVTDAFAVLVLAGPRSRDVLAKLTEADLSNSSFRWLTGKEIGIAGTPVRALRVNYVGELGWELHIPRDAAVQVYDALMAAGKDYGIADFGAYAMNSLRIEKAYRGWGSEMTNEVNLIEADMQRFAFLDKPAFVGKAATLSAKQQGARISLIYMSLSDGDAEALGNEPIFANGALAGVTTSGGHGYAVGRSLAFGYVKPELARPGTELEVEILGERRKAKVEAQPLYDPENLKLRA, encoded by the coding sequence ATGAAGTCACACTGCCGCGTAGCGATCATCGGCGGCGGCGCCATGGGCGCGGGGCTGCTGTATCACCTTGCGTTGGAAGGCTGGACAGACATCGTGCTCATCGAAAAGGGCGAGCTCACCTCAGGTTCTACCTGGCATGCCGCGGGGCAATGTCCGCAATTCGTCGGCTCCCTTTCGATTGCCCACATCAATAACTACGGCACAAAGCTTTACCCGAAGCTCGAGGAGCTGACCGGCGTCTCTGCCACCTGGCACGGTTGCGGCGGCATCAGGCTCGCGCTCACGGACGAAGAGGTGAACTGGTTCAAATATGTTCAGGGGATCTCAAAGCTCGTGGGCTTTGAAATGCACCTGATCGGACCGGAGGAGATCCGCCAGCACCATCCCTATCTCGAAACCTTCGGGGTCAAGATGGGGGCAATGACCGTGACGGATGGTCATGTGGATCCCTCGGGCGTGACCAACGCCATGGCAAAAGGGGCGCGCGATCTCGGCGCGGAAATCTATCGCCGCACCAGGGTGACGGATACGCGCATGCTGCCCAGCGGCGAATGGGAGGTCGTGACCGATAAGGGCACCATCGTCTGCGAGCATGTGGTGAATGCCGCGGGCTCCTATGCGGATATCGTCGGGAGCTGGGCCGGCCTTACCGTACCGATCACCAATATGCTCCACCATTATATCGTCACCGACCCGCTGCCGGAGATCGCGGCGCTCACGAAAGAGCTGCCGGTCGTGCGCGATCCGTATGTCAACGGCTATCTCCGCCAGGAGCAGCAGGGCCTGCTCATCGGCATCTATGAGCAGGAGGGCGCGACCGACTGCTTCAAGGACGGGATCTCCTGGGATTTCGAAAGCGAGTTGCTGCCGCCCGAACTTGACCGGCTGATGCCCTGGCTCGAGCGTTCGGCCGAGCGGCTGCCCCTGTTCGGGAAAGCGGGCATCCGGCGCATCGTGCCCGGCGCCATCACGCACACTCCGGATGGCAATCTGCTGCTGGGGCCGGCACCGGGCGTGCGCAATTACTGGATGGCCTGCGGAGCCTCCTTCGGGATCTGCCAGGGGGCCGGCGCCGGCAAATACCTGGCGCAGTGGATGGTGCATGGGGCGGCCGACATCAATATGGCACCGGTTGATCCCCGCCGCTTCGGCAATTGGGCCGGTGGAGAGTACTGCCTCGCCAAGTCCACCGACGATTACGAGAACATGTATCAGGCGGTCGTACCCGGCGAATACCGTTCGAGTGGTCGGCCGAAGCGCACCTCGCCACTTTACGAGGCGCTCAAAGCCAAGGGCGCCCAGTACTTGGATGTTGCGGGTTGGGAGCGGCCGCGCTGGTTCGCCAAGGGCGGCGAGAGCGAAATCCCAAGTTATCGCCACAATAACAGTTTCGAGCCGGTGCGCGCCGAGGCGATGGCGGTACGCGAGCGGGTCGGCGTCATGGATATGTCGAGCTTCTCCAAGTTCGAGGTCTCCGGACCCGATGCCGAGGCCATGCTGAACCGGCTGCTCGCCAATCGGATGCCGCGCAAGGCGGGTGGCATTGTGCTCACGCAATGGCTGACCGAGAGCGGGCGTATCGAAGGCGAGCTGACGGTCACGAGGCTTGGCGAAAGCCGCTTCTACCTGCTGTCGGCCGCGGCGGCGCAGTTCCGCGACCTTGATATGCTGTCACAAGGGCGGGGCGCCGGTGAAAGGGCGGAAGTCAAGGACGTCACCGACGCCTTTGCGGTTCTGGTGCTCGCCGGGCCGCGCTCGCGCGATGTGCTGGCGAAACTCACAGAGGCTGATCTCAGCAACTCATCCTTCCGCTGGCTGACCGGCAAGGAAATCGGGATTGCGGGAACTCCTGTCCGGGCGCTCCGCGTCAACTATGTGGGTGAGCTCGGCTGGGAGCTGCACATTCCCCGGGATGCAGCGGTGCAGGTCTATGACGCCCTGATGGCCGCAGGCAAAGACTATGGCATTGCCGATTTTGGCGCCTATGCGATGAACTCCCTGCGCATCGAAAAAGCCTATCGTGGCTGGGGATCAGAGATGACCAATGAGGTCAACCTGATCGAGGCCGATATGCAGCGCTTCGCATTTCTGGATAAACCCGCTTTCGTGGGCAAGGCGGCAACGCTCAGTGCCAAACAGCAGGGCGCGCGGATCTCGCTCATCTACATGTCGCTGAGTGATGGCGATGCCGAAGCGCTGGGCAATGAGCCGATCTTTGCCAATGGCGCGCTTGCAGGTGTTACCACATCCGGCGGCCATGGTTATGCGGTGGGCAGGAGCCTTGCCTTTGGCTATGTAAAACCCGAGCTTGCAAGGCCCGGAACCGAGCTTGAGGTTGAGATCCTGGGCGAGCGGCGCAAGGCGAAAGTCGAGGCACAGCCGCTTTACGACCCGGAAAACCTGAAGCTCAGAGCCTGA